Proteins found in one Phalacrocorax carbo chromosome 14, bPhaCar2.1, whole genome shotgun sequence genomic segment:
- the B4GALT5 gene encoding beta-1,4-galactosyltransferase 5 isoform X2, protein MFAVGRQQQPVSAASRGVNTYLFMMQAQGIMIRENMRTIGAQVYEQVVRSAYAKRNSSTNDSDYPLDLNHNDTFLQATTFLPEDFTYFPNHTCPERLPSMKGPIDVNMSEITMEDIHQVFSKDPSIKLGGHWKPSDCLPRWKVAILIPFRNRYEHLPVLFRHLIPMLQRQRLQFAFYVVEQAGNQPFNRAMLFNVGFREAMKDLDWDCLIFHDVDHIPENDRNYYGCGQMPRHFAAKLDKYMYLLPYNEFFGGVSGLTVEQFQKINGFPNAFWGWGGEDDDLWNRVQYAGYSVTRPEGDTGKYKSIPHHHRGEVQFLGRYALLRKSKERQALDGLNNLNYFPNVTYDALYKNITVNLTPELALVTEY, encoded by the exons ATGTTTGCTGTCGGTcgccagcagcagcctgtgagTGCTGCCAGCCGGGGAG TGAACACCTACCTCTTCATGATGCAAGCCCAAGGCATCATGATTCGTGAAAACATGCGAACAATAGGAGCTCAGGTGTACGAGCAGGTGGTCCGCAGTGCCTATGCCAAGAGGAACAGCAGCACGAATGACTCAG ATTATCCTCTTGATCTGAACCACAACGACACCTTTCTGCAAGCCACAACATTTCTTCCTGAAGACTTCACCTACTTCCCCAACCACACCTGTCCTGAGAGGCTCCCTTCTATGA AGGGCCCCATCGATGTAAATATGAGCGAGATCACAATGGAGGATATCCACCAGGTCTTCTCAAAAGACCCTTCCATCAAGCTGGGAGGTCACTGGAAGCCGAGCGACTGCCTGCCTCGCTGGAAG GTGGCGATCCTGATCCCGTTCCGTAATCGATACGAGCATCTTCCAGTCCTCTTCAGACACCTTATTCCCATGCTGCAGCGGCAACGTTTACAGTTCGCCTTCTATGTTGTGGAGCAA GCTGGAAACCAACCCTTTAACCGTGCCATGCTCTTCAACGTTGGCTTTCGGGAAGCAATGAAGGACTTGGACTGGGACTGCCTCATCTTTCACGATGTGGACCACATACCAGAGAATGACCGTAACTATTACGGGTGTGGACAGATGCCGAGGCACTTTGCAGCCAAGCTGGATAAGTACATGTATCT GCTCCCTTACAACGAGTTCTTTGGTGGGGTGAGCGGCCTGACTGTCGAGCAGTTTCAGAAGATCAACGGTTTCCCTAACGCCTTCTGGGGCTGGGGTGGCGAAGACGACGATCTCTGGAACAG AGTGCAGTATGCAGGCTACTCAGTGACTCGACCAGAAGGAGACACAGGGAAATACAAATCAATTCCCCACCATCATCGGGGAGAAGTGCAGTTCCTAGGAAG GTATGCCTTGCTGAGGAAGTCGAAAGAAAGACAAGCCCTGGACGGCCTCAATAACTTGAACTACTTTCCAAACGTCACGTATGACGCCTTGTATAAGAACATCACTGTTAACCTGACACCGGAGCTGGCTCTGGTGACCGAatattaa
- the B4GALT5 gene encoding beta-1,4-galactosyltransferase 5 isoform X3 has product MMQAQGIMIRENMRTIGAQVYEQVVRSAYAKRNSSTNDSDYPLDLNHNDTFLQATTFLPEDFTYFPNHTCPERLPSMKGPIDVNMSEITMEDIHQVFSKDPSIKLGGHWKPSDCLPRWKVAILIPFRNRYEHLPVLFRHLIPMLQRQRLQFAFYVVEQAGNQPFNRAMLFNVGFREAMKDLDWDCLIFHDVDHIPENDRNYYGCGQMPRHFAAKLDKYMYLLPYNEFFGGVSGLTVEQFQKINGFPNAFWGWGGEDDDLWNRVQYAGYSVTRPEGDTGKYKSIPHHHRGEVQFLGRYALLRKSKERQALDGLNNLNYFPNVTYDALYKNITVNLTPELALVTEY; this is encoded by the exons ATGATGCAAGCCCAAGGCATCATGATTCGTGAAAACATGCGAACAATAGGAGCTCAGGTGTACGAGCAGGTGGTCCGCAGTGCCTATGCCAAGAGGAACAGCAGCACGAATGACTCAG ATTATCCTCTTGATCTGAACCACAACGACACCTTTCTGCAAGCCACAACATTTCTTCCTGAAGACTTCACCTACTTCCCCAACCACACCTGTCCTGAGAGGCTCCCTTCTATGA AGGGCCCCATCGATGTAAATATGAGCGAGATCACAATGGAGGATATCCACCAGGTCTTCTCAAAAGACCCTTCCATCAAGCTGGGAGGTCACTGGAAGCCGAGCGACTGCCTGCCTCGCTGGAAG GTGGCGATCCTGATCCCGTTCCGTAATCGATACGAGCATCTTCCAGTCCTCTTCAGACACCTTATTCCCATGCTGCAGCGGCAACGTTTACAGTTCGCCTTCTATGTTGTGGAGCAA GCTGGAAACCAACCCTTTAACCGTGCCATGCTCTTCAACGTTGGCTTTCGGGAAGCAATGAAGGACTTGGACTGGGACTGCCTCATCTTTCACGATGTGGACCACATACCAGAGAATGACCGTAACTATTACGGGTGTGGACAGATGCCGAGGCACTTTGCAGCCAAGCTGGATAAGTACATGTATCT GCTCCCTTACAACGAGTTCTTTGGTGGGGTGAGCGGCCTGACTGTCGAGCAGTTTCAGAAGATCAACGGTTTCCCTAACGCCTTCTGGGGCTGGGGTGGCGAAGACGACGATCTCTGGAACAG AGTGCAGTATGCAGGCTACTCAGTGACTCGACCAGAAGGAGACACAGGGAAATACAAATCAATTCCCCACCATCATCGGGGAGAAGTGCAGTTCCTAGGAAG GTATGCCTTGCTGAGGAAGTCGAAAGAAAGACAAGCCCTGGACGGCCTCAATAACTTGAACTACTTTCCAAACGTCACGTATGACGCCTTGTATAAGAACATCACTGTTAACCTGACACCGGAGCTGGCTCTGGTGACCGAatattaa